One part of the Gammaproteobacteria bacterium genome encodes these proteins:
- a CDS encoding cobalamin biosynthesis protein CbiG translates to MNNIQKPRVALVAITKHGVKQVASMAEKMPETEIVIAAKFADLMLGVPNKVNAYEGALRAQMAGFFNDYDQIVFFVSLGAVVRLIAPHLKSKDEDPGILVVDDAAQFVIPVLSGHVGGANAYAQQLADLLGAVAVVTTASDVGKTIPVDILGRELGWKVEAPKLNITRVSAHVVNEEPIALVQECGSKEWWTRPTPLPANIHKFERFEDVDLDKYPALLWITHREIDDAIWAVLNERLVVYRPPLEQ, encoded by the coding sequence ATGAATAATATACAAAAGCCGCGTGTGGCGCTTGTGGCCATTACCAAGCACGGCGTTAAACAAGTCGCCTCTATGGCAGAAAAAATGCCCGAAACTGAAATTGTTATCGCAGCCAAATTTGCTGACTTGATGTTGGGTGTGCCCAATAAAGTGAATGCTTATGAAGGCGCACTGCGGGCACAAATGGCCGGTTTTTTTAACGATTATGACCAAATTGTTTTTTTTGTTTCACTGGGCGCTGTGGTGCGTTTGATTGCACCGCATCTCAAATCCAAAGATGAAGATCCCGGTATTTTGGTGGTGGATGATGCCGCTCAATTTGTGATTCCAGTGTTATCCGGTCATGTCGGTGGCGCGAATGCATACGCACAGCAATTGGCGGATCTATTGGGCGCGGTTGCGGTGGTGACTACGGCCTCTGATGTCGGGAAAACCATTCCCGTCGATATTTTGGGTCGTGAACTGGGTTGGAAAGTGGAAGCACCCAAACTCAATATTACTCGTGTTTCAGCGCATGTGGTCAATGAAGAGCCGATTGCATTGGTGCAAGAGTGTGGTTCAAAAGAGTGGTGGACACGGCCAACCCCATTGCCTGCTAATATTCATAAATTTGAACGCTTTGAAGATGTTGATCTAGACAAGTATCCAGCACTGCTCTGGATCACTCACCGTGAGATTGATGATGCAATCTGGGCTGTATTGAATGAACGATTGGTGGTGTATCGTCCACCCTTAGAGCAATAG
- the cobI gene encoding precorrin-2 C(20)-methyltransferase → MNQGTLYGVSLGPGNPGLITRRAWELLQSDKIWSYPIRNAHSDSYALDIALRAGLVLPEQQMSLIFPMTHDASILAKYWLRAASTVLEKLQAGQDVLFLVEGDASTYSTFGHLARTVTGLDESIEIEVVAGVPSFNAAAARVQMPLAEVDDTVAIIPAGYGLKVINHMLDEFDTLILLKVKPLLDDIIDLLAKRQLLEHSCFIEKAGSPYERVVNDVASLQGEKVNYLSLMLIKNPNRQRGEIIRGCRKK, encoded by the coding sequence ATGAATCAGGGTACTTTATACGGTGTCTCTTTGGGGCCAGGCAACCCAGGCCTGATTACGCGCCGTGCCTGGGAGTTGTTGCAGAGTGATAAAATCTGGAGCTACCCGATTCGTAATGCCCATAGTGATAGTTATGCACTGGATATTGCACTGCGTGCCGGGCTGGTTTTGCCAGAGCAACAGATGTCACTGATATTTCCGATGACGCATGACGCTTCAATTTTAGCCAAGTATTGGCTACGCGCCGCATCGACCGTGCTGGAAAAATTACAGGCCGGTCAAGATGTGCTGTTTCTCGTGGAAGGGGATGCCTCGACCTATTCAACCTTTGGTCACTTGGCTCGCACCGTGACAGGGCTGGATGAAAGTATTGAAATTGAAGTGGTTGCGGGCGTGCCATCATTTAATGCCGCTGCCGCACGGGTACAAATGCCACTGGCCGAGGTGGATGATACTGTCGCGATTATTCCAGCAGGTTATGGTCTCAAAGTGATTAACCATATGCTGGATGAGTTTGATACTCTGATTCTGCTCAAGGTGAAACCTCTGCTTGATGACATTATTGACCTGTTGGCGAAGCGTCAACTGTTAGAGCACAGTTGTTTTATAGAAAAGGCGGGTTCGCCGTATGAACGAGTGGTGAATGATGTTGCCTCATTGCAAGGTGAAAAGGTCAATTATCTTTCTTTGATGTTAATTAAAAATCCCAATCGCCAACGCGGTGAAATAATACGAGGTTGTCGTAAAAAATGA
- a CDS encoding cobalamin biosynthesis protein, protein MKLMLGMGCDRGASLETLLTAVDQALAQIDQNRDAVTALASIDKKNDEVALLALAEQQKWPLHFFSAAQLAQVEVPNPSAVVLKYMGTPAVAEAAALLAAQKNMNDLLVEKYKYLGADGKNATVSIVSDGTIRETEKKQI, encoded by the coding sequence ATGAAATTGATGCTAGGCATGGGCTGTGACCGAGGCGCTTCACTGGAGACATTGCTAACGGCAGTGGATCAAGCTTTAGCACAAATTGACCAAAATCGCGATGCTGTGACAGCACTGGCGAGTATCGACAAAAAAAATGATGAAGTTGCACTGTTGGCCTTGGCTGAACAGCAAAAATGGCCACTGCACTTTTTCAGTGCCGCGCAGTTGGCGCAAGTGGAAGTACCTAACCCTTCAGCAGTGGTTTTGAAATACATGGGTACGCCCGCAGTGGCGGAGGCGGCAGCGTTACTGGCGGCACAAAAAAATATGAATGACTTACTGGTTGAAAAGTATAAATATCTGGGCGCTGATGGCAAGAATGCCACGGTTTCGATTGTGAGCGATGGAACGATTAGAGAAACAGAGAAAAAACAAATATGA
- the cbiE gene encoding precorrin-6y C5,15-methyltransferase (decarboxylating) subunit CbiE, which translates to MKTTSIPVSIIGVLDSGALGLCVEALQRIRQADVVIGARRTLLLFKNEFSQTAQQHDIADGLSKVPQWARDAHAAGLSVVVLATGDPMCHGIGRYLINKLGNELCEIIPNVSTLQLAFSRLGLAWQEAAICSVHSKDAGEWSVDFGPEHGLYTVLKTVRSSDLVAIFTSPENSPDRIARMLVSAGLGEAFKLSVAEALLTDDENIIRDLSLSDAATHSFAHPNIVILQRHTSQPTTLFGLADESFSQRKPDKGLITKREVRAVSLARLQLRIDSVVWDIGAGSGSVGLEAARLCRQGYVYAIEKNAADFIIAQKNRQQMAVTNYRVQHGKAPDLLDDWPDPDAVFFGGSGGELAELIKLCLSRMKPQGALVMNFVTLENLALATQTLKALNAKWDVTQLQASRSQPILHMHRMQAENPVWIVCAQRGES; encoded by the coding sequence ATGAAAACAACTTCTATTCCTGTCTCTATTATAGGCGTGTTGGATAGTGGCGCTCTGGGGCTTTGCGTTGAAGCACTTCAGCGCATTCGTCAGGCTGATGTTGTCATTGGTGCGCGTCGTACACTGTTACTATTTAAAAATGAGTTTAGCCAAACCGCACAGCAACACGATATCGCTGATGGTTTATCCAAAGTGCCGCAATGGGCTCGTGATGCACACGCGGCAGGTTTGAGCGTTGTGGTGCTGGCGACAGGTGATCCGATGTGCCACGGCATTGGTCGTTACCTGATCAATAAACTGGGTAACGAGCTTTGTGAAATTATACCTAATGTCTCGACACTGCAACTGGCGTTTTCCCGTTTAGGTCTGGCTTGGCAGGAGGCGGCAATTTGCTCTGTTCATAGCAAAGATGCGGGAGAATGGAGTGTTGATTTTGGGCCTGAACACGGCCTTTATACTGTTTTGAAAACAGTACGCTCCAGCGATTTGGTTGCGATATTTACCAGCCCTGAAAACTCACCAGATCGCATTGCCCGAATGTTGGTCAGCGCCGGTCTGGGTGAGGCATTTAAACTGTCGGTCGCTGAGGCTTTGTTAACGGATGATGAAAATATCATTCGTGATTTGTCGCTGAGTGATGCGGCAACACATTCGTTTGCCCATCCCAATATCGTTATATTGCAACGCCACACGTCACAGCCGACCACTCTGTTTGGTTTGGCTGATGAGTCATTTTCCCAGCGTAAACCGGACAAAGGGTTAATCACTAAGCGCGAAGTGCGAGCGGTGTCACTGGCGCGCCTGCAACTGCGTATTGATAGTGTTGTTTGGGATATTGGTGCGGGTTCGGGTTCGGTGGGGCTGGAGGCAGCGCGTTTATGTCGTCAAGGTTATGTTTATGCCATTGAAAAAAATGCAGCAGATTTCATCATCGCGCAGAAAAATCGTCAGCAAATGGCGGTGACTAACTATCGAGTTCAACACGGAAAAGCGCCTGATTTGTTGGATGACTGGCCGGATCCTGATGCGGTATTTTTTGGAGGGTCTGGCGGTGAACTGGCGGAGTTAATCAAGCTCTGTTTGTCGCGCATGAAGCCACAAGGAGCGCTGGTGATGAATTTTGTTACATTGGAAAATCTGGCGCTGGCGACACAAACACTGAAAGCATTAAATGCAAAGTGGGATGTCACCCAACTGCAAGCCAGCCGAAGCCAGCCTATTCTGCACATGCACCGTATGCAAGCAGAAAATCCTGTGTGGATTGTCTGCGCGCAGCGAGGTGAAAGTTAA
- the cobJ gene encoding precorrin-3B C(17)-methyltransferase — protein sequence MNQGKILLVGFGPGAKQHMSTRALEAIKEADVVIGYSTYIKLVQDQLEGKKVVRKGMTEELDRSIEAYEQAKQGKVVALISSGDIGVYGMAGPTYEVLLQSGWTPGSDIQVEVIPGSTALSACASLVGAPLTHDFCSISLSDLLTPWPVIARRLKAAAQSDFVVALYNPKSGRRTGQIVEAQRILLQHRKPETPVAIVKSAYRERQDIQIVRLDEMVDCNIGMLTTVLIGNSSTFLKHGLMITPRGYANKYDQLTGEIKGDEKRGRSLTMGLEGWKECVREYMNENSDCSLRGVVNYFDMPLAQIISAISEARAESPAGEFKATPVLSDVLKLVETDAVHWGRLRAVVRSDGGAVSELMLNASDFKMRGEWLNIESDHFHLHIHWAKVADAWMVQRGNSLRSVHFVDAAGHAVFNLSLIRQEGEFNSKAQTSYQEVWQRESGLAD from the coding sequence ATGAATCAAGGTAAAATTCTGTTGGTAGGCTTTGGCCCTGGCGCAAAGCAACACATGAGTACTCGGGCACTTGAAGCCATTAAAGAGGCGGATGTCGTGATTGGCTATTCGACCTACATCAAGCTGGTGCAAGATCAGCTTGAGGGTAAAAAGGTGGTGCGTAAGGGCATGACTGAAGAGCTGGATCGTAGCATTGAAGCTTATGAACAGGCCAAGCAAGGCAAAGTGGTGGCGCTGATCTCTTCTGGAGATATCGGCGTTTATGGTATGGCGGGGCCTACTTATGAAGTGTTATTGCAGTCGGGCTGGACACCCGGTAGTGATATTCAAGTCGAAGTCATACCAGGCAGCACCGCTTTATCCGCTTGCGCTTCATTAGTTGGCGCACCGCTGACGCATGATTTTTGTTCAATTTCTTTGTCGGATTTGTTGACTCCGTGGCCGGTGATTGCAAGGCGTTTAAAAGCGGCGGCGCAGAGTGACTTTGTGGTGGCTTTGTATAATCCAAAAAGCGGCCGACGGACGGGGCAGATTGTCGAGGCGCAGCGTATTTTGTTGCAACATCGTAAACCGGAAACCCCTGTGGCCATTGTAAAGTCCGCCTACCGTGAAAGACAGGATATTCAGATTGTACGTCTGGACGAAATGGTGGATTGCAATATCGGCATGTTGACAACGGTATTGATTGGTAATAGCAGTACTTTTCTAAAACATGGGTTGATGATTACACCACGCGGTTACGCGAATAAATATGATCAGTTGACCGGTGAAATCAAAGGTGATGAAAAGCGGGGTCGTTCGCTGACCATGGGGCTGGAAGGGTGGAAAGAGTGTGTGCGTGAGTACATGAATGAAAACTCTGATTGCTCTTTGCGGGGTGTGGTGAACTACTTCGATATGCCTTTGGCACAGATTATTTCCGCTATTTCTGAGGCGCGTGCCGAAAGTCCAGCGGGTGAGTTTAAAGCGACTCCGGTTTTATCTGACGTGTTAAAACTGGTGGAGACCGATGCAGTTCATTGGGGTCGTTTACGCGCTGTGGTGCGGAGTGATGGCGGGGCAGTTTCAGAGCTGATGTTGAATGCCAGCGACTTCAAAATGCGAGGCGAATGGCTGAATATTGAGAGTGACCATTTTCATCTACACATTCATTGGGCCAAAGTCGCTGATGCCTGGATGGTGCAGCGCGGAAATTCTTTGCGCAGTGTTCACTTTGTTGATGCTGCAGGTCATGCGGTATTCAATCTGTCACTGATTCGCCAAGAGGGTGAATTTAACTCTAAAGCACAAACAAGTTATCAGGAAGTTTGGCAGCGAGAATCAGGTCTTGCCGACTGA
- the bluB gene encoding 5,6-dimethylbenzimidazole synthase — protein sequence MRERRDMRHFISNSSIDAEVLQRILSAAHTAPSVGLMQPWRFIQIKNSELREAVAELVDQERIETAKLLVARQQEFLQLKVEGIRESAALIAVVQAPDDGTVFGRRTLPEEMALCSTACAIQNLWLASRVENLGLGWVSLFDPKALAELLGCPEGAKPIALLCIGPVEKFYDKPMLEQAGWRQGKLLEDFLFEDGWPKSE from the coding sequence ATGCGTGAGCGGCGCGATATGCGGCACTTTATTTCAAATAGCAGTATTGATGCTGAAGTGTTACAGCGCATTCTAAGTGCCGCGCATACTGCACCTTCTGTGGGTTTGATGCAGCCATGGCGTTTTATTCAAATCAAAAATTCTGAGTTACGCGAAGCGGTTGCAGAGTTGGTGGATCAAGAGCGTATAGAAACGGCTAAACTTCTGGTGGCAAGGCAGCAGGAGTTTCTTCAGCTTAAAGTCGAAGGCATACGAGAGAGCGCGGCTTTGATTGCTGTGGTGCAAGCACCGGATGATGGCACGGTGTTCGGTCGTCGCACCTTGCCGGAAGAGATGGCGCTCTGCTCCACGGCTTGTGCAATTCAAAATTTGTGGCTGGCATCAAGAGTGGAAAACTTGGGGCTGGGCTGGGTTTCTCTGTTTGACCCCAAAGCATTGGCTGAGTTGTTAGGTTGCCCAGAAGGAGCCAAACCGATTGCTTTGCTGTGCATTGGCCCAGTGGAAAAGTTTTATGACAAACCAATGTTGGAGCAGGCGGGTTGGCGGCAAGGTAAACTTTTGGAAGATTTTTTGTTTGAGGATGGTTGGCCGAAATCTGAATAA